The genomic window AAATCTAAGACGTTGCGGGTGTAAGTATCGAAGCTACGGATACCCCGTTCACACAGCACTACATTAGGATTACCGTGGCTAACAATATATTCAGCCGCCATGACAAATTCTTCAATAGTCGCAGCTAAACCGCGTTTGAGTAATATTGGTTTACCAGCTTGTCCCAAGGCTTTCAGCAAGTCAAAGTTTTGCATATTGCGGCTACCGACTTGTAGCATATCCACATGGGCGGCGACTACCTCGATTTGGGAAATCGCCATGACTTCAGTGATAACTGGGATATTGTAGCGCGATCGCACCTCGGCTAAAACTGCCAATCCTTCTTCTCCCATTCCTTGGAAAGCATAGGGCGAAGTACGCGGTTTGAAAACACCACCACGCAAGGCTTGTACAGGTGCAGCCGCTATATTTTGGGCGACTGTCTCCATTTGTTCTAAGCTTTCTACTGTGCAAGGACCACCGATAATTACTAAGTCTTCTCCACCGAAAGCCACTGTTTCGGTAAGTTTAACGATTGTCTGATGATTGGAATGCAATTGGGCAACTAGTTTGGCCTGAATCATGATTTTAATCTCCTAAAAATTTGAGGATTGGGAAGAAATTCTTCCTTGTCTAGCTTGTAAAAAAAAGCCCAGAACCTTTGACAGTTCCGGGTGCGTATGATTTATCAGCATGACGCTATTTACCCGGAACTTGCTCTAGGCCAAAAGTAAAAGCTATAAAACCAGTTACTGGAATAAGTCATCATGATGAGATTTTGCTCCTTAAAAACACAAAAACCGCAGAGTTCGCTCTGCGGTTCACCTGGCGGTTTCCATTAGGAAACTAATTCACCGCCGGTGAACCGCCTTCAACCAAAAATAAAAGTAACGAGTGCTGCTGAACATTTTTGAAATGGTAAGCTAGATAGATTAATGTACAACTTATATTAAGAGTAAACATAACAGAAGGTTTTGGTAGCGTCAAGGCCAGTCAAAAACCCAAAAAAGCGATAAACTCATTAGCAAGTTTGGAAATTACAACTAGATTGTATACAAACTAGATAACGAGTTACGGATTAATATTTATAGGCATCCCATATCATTCGTGAGAGCCAAGAACCCCCATTTCTCCAGAAAAGAAAGGTTGCCCAGTCTCCCATTTCTCACAAATCAAATAGGATTGCTATATGTCTAGAGTTATATAAATTTTATTTTTAGGTAATTGTGATGAGGTATATCAGCAAAACAAGATGAAAAATACCACCCCTGATGATAGTGGTAATTATAACCAAATTGTGCATCTATCTAATCAACTTTTAAGCACAACTTAGTTCAATTATGCCCAGGTCTAAAATCTTCACTAAACCTTTTGATACTCACGATGTTTACCCTTGTCCAGTCTGTCGAGTCGGCAAAATTTCCCATATACCATTGATGGAAGCTATGGGTTGTGATTTTTGCCATGAAATTTTTACTATTAATGTAGAACAACAACAAATTAAAATGCCTTCTCGACAACCGCCATTAATTTGGCGATGGAATGGATTGAATTGGTCAGAA from Nostoc sp. UHCC 0870 includes these protein-coding regions:
- the aroF gene encoding 3-deoxy-7-phosphoheptulonate synthase encodes the protein MIQAKLVAQLHSNHQTIVKLTETVAFGGEDLVIIGGPCTVESLEQMETVAQNIAAAPVQALRGGVFKPRTSPYAFQGMGEEGLAVLAEVRSRYNIPVITEVMAISQIEVVAAHVDMLQVGSRNMQNFDLLKALGQAGKPILLKRGLAATIEEFVMAAEYIVSHGNPNVVLCERGIRSFDTYTRNVLDLAAVAALKQITHLPVIVDPSHAVGKRELVAPLAKAAVACGADGLIIECHPEPEKSVSDARQALSLEDMVNLVASLKPVATAVGRKI